CCCGAGAACAAGGACTCTCACTGCCGTATCTCTGGCTGACAGGTGCATTTTCTGGAGCTTTCACTTCGTTTGTCCTCACTCCAATTGAGCTCGTCAAGTGTAGGATTCAGGCTCCCATGTCGGCTGATGGATCTACCGGTCCTCCTCTCCGTCCTATACCTGTCATCAAGCAGGTTTTTCGCCATGAAGGCCTTCGGGGCTTTTGGCATGGTCAGCTTGGTACATTGATTCGagaggctggtggtggttctGCTTGGTTTGGTGCCAAGGAGACTGTAACAAGCATGTTCTACCAGCTCAAGACGAACACCGCGAATTCAGCAATAGAAAAGCAGGTAATTCTTGATACACCCTTGCCGTTCTGGCAGCAAGCAATTGCTGGCGCATCGGCGGGTGTGTCATACaacttcctcttctttcctgcAGATACTATCAAATCACGTATGCAAACCTCGACTGTCAGTGATCTACGCCAACGACGTACATTCTGGAAAGAAGGAGCGATGCTTTGGAAACAACATGGGATACGAGGCATGTACCGTGGCTGTGGTATTACATGCCTCCGATCTGCACCAAGCTCTGCTTTCATATTCATGGTTTATGATGGGATGAAGCGACACTTTCctttttgatgatgacagaaagaaaagtgGCCGAGATGATGTGTGATAGATCAAGTTTCTCATCACTTTAGAAGGAAATTTTATCTCCGGATAGCAGCGTCTGGTCAAAGCATCTATGGCGTTCAAATTTTGGTTTGACATAATGTCGATTAGTGAATTGGAGCACCAATAGAGGGTGGGTATCTATCTGTTCATCTTGGGGTCGACAGAAGATAGTAAGGACGATACTTTTGATTCCAGGGAATAGAGCCAGTTTGGCTTTGAAAGAACACAAACGCAACAACATATAGCAGTCCATGTTTATAGATCAATACCCATGACTTGAGCAGAACTGCATTTAATCATAAGCTGTGCTTATTCGTCCTTtgcctccttggccttcaagtCCCAGTTGTTCAAATGACCGATGGTAGTGCATAGATAGGTCGCAAAGCCGAGCCAGGCGAGGTAGGGAACTTGACTCCACGCAGCAACAGAATCAATAGAGCTGTAGAGGTAAGTTAGGTAGCCATTGACGCCGAACAGGGTGACAATATCAACCGACGCCTCAATTGGTCGATAcaggccgaagaagaggggGGTCCAAATAAGGTTGAGGCCGAGTTGAATGGAGTAGAGCGTCATTGCACGTCGAGTGTTCACGATAGTCTCAGGGCCTGAGAATGGAGAAAGGCCAATGTCAGCAACTCGGTAGGCGGCATAACCcatgagactgagaagggTTAGTTATGAACATCAATGACTTGGCCTGGCGATCCTCACCCGTAGAGGACGGTCCAGACAGGGCCAAACAGCCATGGCGGAGGTTGAACCGAaggcttcttgagagccagATAGGTCTTCTGAGTCTCTTGAAACCAGACAATGAATCAGCCAATAGTGATCGATGAATATGGATAAAAAGGCCAACTTACGGGTGGCACTGAAGCCAACGGCTGTCCCAAGGCCAATGGGCAGCAAGACGGATAGGGCGGGCTTCAGGAACACCGCGTCGGGCAGTGTGAGCGCGGGAATATATgtagtcatgatgagcaCTTTACTGTTGACGATCTTGTTGGAAATAGATGAGAGATGAGCAGGGACTATTGGGTTAAGAAGTATCTCAGTTGCATGATAATGTCAAACGACTGAAGGGCAATGACGTAATCCATTCTTGGGGGaaagtacctaccttatctaaTGCCGAGGCCCGGAGTTGTCAGATCATTAATTGGGTGTAGAGTGGGCTGACAGATTCGAAACTCAGATGCCAGAGCATATAATGGCTCCATCACGATCGAATTAGATGCCATGAATCTACGGAGTATACAGAGTAGAACTGCCCATGCTTCTCGGTCACGAATTGGCTACTCCGACGAGACAAGGGGGAATTTCTTGCGACTCGTCTCTAAGCAACGAATGGTACGTGCGAGGTAACCGTAGCTCtgtaggtaccttaggtactaaGATAGTGGAGATACTCCGCACagagtacctacctactaccaGTATATGTTCTTCCGCAGCAACTGATGACATTGGGTCGTCTTGGATACAGGCTAGGCAGATATAGAATCTGTACTCCGTAATTGGCCAGAGAAGCGAAAAAAGATCTGGCTGCTTATTAAATAGCCCCATTGGTCAAATGAGAGAAATGGCTCACGCTGGCGTGTATCCAGAGGCGCTACCGAATTTCATTAGTTGCTGCGCAGCTACGGTCTCCGCCCCAAGTCTCTAGGGCCTGGGTCTTGATTTACGCACGAGAGTGGCTGACTTAAACGCGTTTTAGTGCACTGACCACATACTTAATTGATCGTGGCCCGCAGGTCGCGTTTGTACGCGACTTCAACACGTCTTATGCCATATCGTGGCGCGAAGCGCCCTGAATACTCAAATGGGGCTCCATTCTTAACGTTCAACGCAGGACAACCTGCAGCTACTTTCGGCAAGCACCCTTTTTGCAACTTCCAGACCTTCACAACCCTATACCCCTGATTATCGGAAAGTGCTTTCGGCTTGCAACTCTGCATATCTACACGTTGGAAGGAACCATTCTAGTCATGGCTCGAGCAACACTAGGAAAGAGAGCCCGCGGCATTGATGAAACTGGTGAGTCCCAGCCGGCGGAAGGAACCAGAACCTTTCTTTACTAAATTATAATTCAAGATATGCCCTGCCCGGTGGCTACTCCTACGAAACGAAGTCGCCGCCTTGCAAAGACTGTTTCATACAACGACGAGAACCAAAATCCTGCATACTCTCcctttgacgatgatgaagaagacgacatATTGGCTGAGCTCCCTGCTCGGAACCAAAAGTCTCCCTCACAAGCATCCACAAAGCAGAATCCTGTTACACCCTCGACACCCCGACATCGAGATGCACTTTCGGTGCCTCCTACTACGCCTCGGCATGCTGTCATGTCGGCAGGCAAACTCTTCAAGCGACTCACACCACAAACACCACTCTCACCAAGCACCATTCAAACCATTTACCATTCAGCACGACAATTGTTTGCCCGTGGAGCTGAGCCTGGCCAACTTATCGGTCGGGATGCGGAACGAAATCAGTTATTGGAATTCCTCGGACGATGCTCTTCCCCTACCCCCAACGGTTGCCTTTATGTGAGCGGTCCGCCAGGCACGGGCAAAAGTGCCATGATTTCCGAGATAAGTCGACAGTTTGTCAACCACAAAGGTGTCATGTCTGCATACGTCAACTGCATGAGTGTCAAATCTTCCAAAGATCTCTACACCACACTTCTCGGCGCACTTGGCCAAGGTTTCGACTCTTCCGAAGCAGATGCGATTTCGAGCTTGCAAGCTATGTTTGTGCCCAAGACGCAGTCGGCAACCGTCTATCTTGTGACCCTGGATGAGATCGACCATATTTTAACGATGGGCCTGGAAAGTCTGTATCGCGTGTTTGAATGGTCGCTACAAAGAAACTCATGCCTGATTCTTGTCGGTATTGCCAACGCCCTAGACTTGACTGATCGTTTCCTTCCTCGactcaaggccaagaaccTGAAGCCTGATCTCCTGCCATTCCTGCCCTATACCGCAGCCCAGGTCAAGAACATTATCACCACGAGACTTAGGTCCCTGATGCCGGCTGATGGAAAGGAGGGTTACGTGCCATTCATTCACCCTGCTGCTATTGAACTCTGCTCCCGCAAGGTTTCGAGTCAGACTGGGGACCTTCGCAAAGCCTTCGAGATCTGTCGCCGTGCACTTGACTTAATCGAGACCGAAACTCGTCAGAAGtacgaggaagaagcgagGGAAGAACTTCTGCAGATGACCCCTTCGAAACGACCTCTTGGGGAAAACATCAACGGCGCATCCGGTGGCTCAAAGACCATGTTTCAGTTAATGGCGAATTCTTTGAAGGCTCTTACAGCAGAAACTGCGCCCCGAGCATCGATTGGGCATCTGAACAAAatcacagcagcagctttcAGCAACGGAACGACCCAACGACTCAAGGCACTTAACCTCCAGCAGAAGGCAGCACTCTGTGCCTTGATAGCTTATGAGAAACGAACTCGAGCTGCTGCTAAGATGACCAACAACGGCGCCACAccttccaagaagaagttttTGGCACCGACTATCAAGACTTTATTCGATGCTTACTGTCAGCTCTGTACCCGCGATTCGGTTCTGCACCCTTTATCGAGTTCTGAATTCCGCGAGGTTGCCGGCAGTCTTGAAACATTGGGGTTAGTCAACGCATCCGATGGAAAGAGCGGAAGCCTTGCCGCACCACAAACACCCAGCAAGCGAGGTCGCAAGATTCTTGCCGCAAGTGGAGATGAGCGGAGAATCACGAGCTGTGTTGCAGAAAAAGAGATCGAATCTGTCGCCGACGGCGCTGGCGCAGGCATCCTAAAAAGCATTTTGAGTGGAGAAGCATTGGATTAGACTGCCAAAAGCATTCAACGGACAAGTATCATGGCATAGCACTGAATGGCGTTTTGGCTTGAGTTATAAACGATAGGTTATTATTGTCTTGTATCATACTGGGCCGGCGGTAACATGGGTCTGGACGGGATTCCAGAACTCTTTAGATGGATAATGATACCAAGTACCTATGTAATTGTATTTGAGATTTGTTTGATTCGCAGGATGGCGTTAAAGTTGACCGGGGTGGACGAACGGACTAGAAGTCAACAACGCATGATAACATAGAACAAAAGAATAATTTGAAAGCCACCTCATAGGCTCATTGCAATGATTGAGTGACATGGCTCCTTGTCGATACCTCATAGCAGCGTCGATAACAGTCGAGAACCCTGTCTACCTATCTAGCCAGATGCGATATACCATTGCAATATTTTGAGGATATCATAAGCACATACGGATATTGCAACCTTGGATTCGTTGGCCTCACTCCACGACAAGGTTCCACTCAGGAACGTGTGTGTCGCGGCATGGCCAGTAATGGCGGCTGCACCAGATCCATAACCGCGCCGCATGCTGTGTAGACTAATCCTATGGATGTGGTTGGCAAGGAACACTGCGCAAGGTAGTTTCGTGTACGTTCTGGAGGATGGCATTAGAACTGACGTCAAGCGGGGAACAGTTAGATACCGTACTCAGAGATAGTAAAGGCACAGGGCAACGGTAGTCCAGCTGTGACTATGGCAGCCTCGACAACAAAATGCACTCAGCTGGCCGTTTCCGCTAGCCGCCAGACCTGTCACTTTTTACCATCCATGACCCAGACATTTGGCAGGATATGTGAGCCAAGCTCGTCGAGATTTTAACCAAGCTTTTTTCTTGGCGGTGCGATGTTCTTCAAAGCCTTGGCATCTGCAGGCTGACAATCTGGGTAGGGCAGATTCGAGATGCCGTCCGTACATGACTGTACTAATATGGATGGTAGATCAAGTCATATGCCCAGTTGACAGAAGTTTCATTTTCGATCGGGGGATGTGCTTTGCATAAGAGATTTCATAGCCAAGCCCACTTCGTATATATTCGCGGCGCCTGATAATGGTTAAAAGTACTACTCTTAtcccaagaagctccagccGCATCTCCATCTTGCTCGACACCGTTCGGGAGGCGCTAGGGACCACTACAGTCTACGGGGACCTCTGAGGTGCAGCCGCTAGGAAGGTACCTTTCCAATTGGCTCTTCCATCCCCTCCCGTCCATCCCGCGATTGTATAGGTACCTTCTATCGCAGGTACTAAGGCAGTGCTACCTTAGTTAGTGCCACAGTAGGTACTGAGTATCGTCCGTCACTTCTACTTGCTGTCGCTTCCGCCGCCATCCATCTCCGCCTCCACGACCCAATACTCGTCATTCGCTCACTCAGGTCACATTTTCTGCCTCAGCTCATCTATAGTGTATAGTATTTGTATTTCTGATTGGGTTTATTGTTATTGATATTCTCGGCCGATTTCTGGGATGTTGATCTCGTACCCTCTTGTACCCCTCCTGCAGGCTTAGAACACGCAGCCGCAACCGCCGCCAACACGCCCACAGACTGAAACGCCTCTGCTTCAACGTTCATACCCGCTGCATACATATAATTCAACGGCTTCCCGATAAGACTTGATAACAATCCGGAGCAAGAGGCTGCGAGCTCTCGCTCTAAGGATTGCGACGTCGTTTTCTGAGCTCGACGTCGCTCTCGACCTCGGATCCTGGTCCTTCTTATGCCTTTGGCACCACGTCTGGGAATGGGCCGCCGGTCGAGATCTTCTCCCTCGCTCTCCAATCCCACAGGAGCTCCTGTTCCTGCGAACCCTAACGTTCAAAATGCGCCTACGGACCTCGAGATATCTTCTCCCGCCGAGTCTGCTGGCTCGGCGACCTCTGCCGCCCCGCGGGCTACCTCCCCCACCGCATCTACCACCTCTTCTACGCGCCCAAGATTTCTGTCGCGACTGAGCCTCCCTCTCTCGCTCCCTTTGCGCAATCGGAATCGCAATATCACCGACTTTCATATTCGTGCTGAGGAGCCACATCGTCGTTACAGTGCTGGCGATAATGTCCGTGGTGCTGTCGTCATAGTTGTCGTAAAACCTGTTCGCATTACTCATTTAACCGTTTCGCTTCACGGATATGTCCGTGTCCTAAAGGATCCGACTTCGGTCGCAAAAGCGCAAGGAAGTATCGTGCTACCGCAGAATGGGGACTCGGCGCGCCCACGATATCACGGCAACGGCCTCGCAAGCCTTTTCCAAGACGAGCAGGTATTAAGCGGCGAGGGGAGGCTGGAACCTGGGAGATACGAGTTTGGTTTTGATCTACTGTTTCCCGACAAAGGGCTTCCAAGCAGTATTGACGTAGGTTTGCTGCTCTCCTCGATTATTCCTTTATCACTAATTTACTATGCAGTTCGAGCGCGGGACCG
This genomic interval from Fusarium verticillioides 7600 chromosome 1, whole genome shotgun sequence contains the following:
- a CDS encoding amino-acid transporter Arg-13, whose translation is MEPSPVAVEVAGHAPNFSLKGKTALTEAFEDVLCGSFAGAVGKYIEYPFDTVKVRLQSQPDHLPLRYSGPLDCFRQSIKSDGVLGLYRGITAPLVGAAAETSSLFLFESLGRELLFTSSLVPREQGLSLPYLWLTGAFSGAFTSFVLTPIELVKCRIQAPMSADGSTGPPLRPIPVIKQVFRHEGLRGFWHGQLGTLIREAGGGSAWFGAKETVTSMFYQLKTNTANSAIEKQVILDTPLPFWQQAIAGASAGVSYNFLFFPADTIKSRMQTSTVSDLRQRRTFWKEGAMLWKQHGIRGMYRGCGITCLRSAPSSAFIFMVYDGMKRHFPF
- a CDS encoding benzodiazapine receptor yields the protein MTTYIPALTLPDAVFLKPALSVLLPIGLGTAVGFSATQTQKTYLALKKPSVQPPPWLFGPVWTVLYGLMGYAAYRVADIGLSPFSGPETIVNTRRAMTLYSIQLGLNLIWTPLFFGLYRPIEASVDIVTLFGVNGYLTYLYSSIDSVAAWSQVPYLAWLGFATYLCTTIGHLNNWDLKAKEAKDE
- a CDS encoding cell division control protein 6, producing the protein MARATLGKRARGIDETDMPCPVATPTKRSRRLAKTVSYNDENQNPAYSPFDDDEEDDILAELPARNQKSPSQASTKQNPVTPSTPRHRDALSVPPTTPRHAVMSAGKLFKRLTPQTPLSPSTIQTIYHSARQLFARGAEPGQLIGRDAERNQLLEFLGRCSSPTPNGCLYVSGPPGTGKSAMISEISRQFVNHKGVMSAYVNCMSVKSSKDLYTTLLGALGQGFDSSEADAISSLQAMFVPKTQSATVYLVTLDEIDHILTMGLESLYRVFEWSLQRNSCLILVGIANALDLTDRFLPRLKAKNLKPDLLPFLPYTAAQVKNIITTRLRSLMPADGKEGYVPFIHPAAIELCSRKVSSQTGDLRKAFEICRRALDLIETETRQKYEEEAREELLQMTPSKRPLGENINGASGGSKTMFQLMANSLKALTAETAPRASIGHLNKITAAAFSNGTTQRLKALNLQQKAALCALIAYEKRTRAAAKMTNNGATPSKKKFLAPTIKTLFDAYCQLCTRDSVLHPLSSSEFREVAGSLETLGLVNASDGKSGSLAAPQTPSKRGRKILAASGDERRITSCVAEKEIESVADGAGAGILKSILSGEALD